CCTATCCCTGGAGGACGGCCGCCTGGTGCTGGCGGTCCCCAACCAGTTTGCCCGGGACTGGGTGCTGGAGCGCTGCTCCACCGCCATCGTGGACTCCCTGCGGCGGGTGTTGGGTCACGACGTTCGCCTGGAAGTGGTGGTCGAACCGCAGCCGGCCCCGGCAGCCGGCCAGGTGGCGGCCACCACCGAAGCCGCCCTGGCACCGGGCACACCGGCGGGACCGGCCGCCGATGCCGGCTCGTCCTGGCGGACACTCTCCCAGCCGCTCAACCCCAAGTACACCTTCGAGACCTTCGTCACCGGCTCGGGCAACCGGCTGGCCCACGCCGCGGCCCTGGCCGTGGCGGAGGCGCCCGCGCGCACCTACAACCCGCTGTTCATCTACGGCGGGGTGGGGCTGGGCAAGACCCATCTGATGCAAGCCGTCGCCCACCACGTGCTGCGCAAGCATGGCAGCCGCGTGGCCTATGTGTCCTGCGAGACCTTCACCAACGAGATGATCAACGCCATACGCGACGGCAAGACCCTGGAGTTCCGCAACCGCTACCGGAACGTGGACGTGCTGCTGGTCGACGACATCCAGTTTCTGGCGGGGAAGGAAAGTACCCAGGAGGAGTTCTTCCACACCTTCAACGCCCTGCACGAGGCCAACCGCCAGATCGTCATCTCCAGCGACCGGCCGCCCAAGGAGATCCCCACCCTGGAGGAACGGCTGCGCTCTCGCTTCGAGTGGGGGCTGATTTCGGACATCCAGCCGCCCGACTTCGAGACGCGGGTCGCCATCCTGCGCAAGAAGGCCCAGCTGGAGAAGCTGCGGGTGCCCGACGACGTCATCGCCTTCATCGCGGAGCGCATCGACACCAACATCCGGGAGCTGGAAGGCGCCCTGATCCGGCTGGTGGCCTTCGCCTCGCTGACCAACCACGAGATCGACCTGGATCTGGCGGCCGAGGTGCTCAAAGACATCCTGCCCCCGCCGCGGGCCAACAAGGTCACCATCGCGCGGATCCAGGAGGTGGTGGCCGAGTACTACGGCGTCAAGGTGCGGGACCTCAAGGCCCGGCGCCGCACCCGGGCCATCGCCTTCCCGCGGCAGGTCGCCATGTACCTCTGCCGCGAGCTAACCGAGGCGTCCCTGCCCCGGATCGGGGAGGAATTCGGCGGCCGCGACCATACCACGGTGCTCCACGCCTACGAGAAGATCAGCCAGGATGTGCGCAACGATCCCCAGCTGGGCCGCCAGGTCAAGGAACTGATGGAGCTGATCCGCAAGGGCTGAGCTCCGTCCGCCCGCGCCGGCCGTCCCGGCCGCAACGGGCCCGGGGGCTGCAGCTCGCTGTGGCGTTCCTGTGGAAAGGCCGTGGACAAGGAGCCGCCTCCTGGGGACAAGGTGGGGAGCCATCGCAGGATCCCCGGCACGGCCGGGGAAAGTGTGGACAGAGGCGACGGGTTATCGACAGCTTGTCCCCCGTCACGACACGGTTCGACACCAGGGTCCGGCGGGCTTTTCCACAGTGCCCACAGGCCCTACTACAACTACGGCGAGGAGACCGATTACATTCTTTGAGGAGGAAGGCCACCTTGCGCCTGACCATCGACCAGAGCGACCTGCACGCGGCGCTGCAAGTGGCCAGCCGGGCCGTGGCCACACGGACCACCCTGGCGGCCCTCTCCGGGATCCTCCTGGTGGCCGAGCCCGAACAACTGCGCCTGGTGGCCACCGACCTGGAGATGACGATGGAGGCCCTGGCGCCCGCCCGGGTTCAGGAAGAAGGGTCCGTCATCCTGCCGGGCCGGCACCTGGCGGAGCTGGTTCGCCGGCTGCCGCCCGGAGAGGTCCAGCTGGAGGTCGATCCCGGCCACCGGGCCCGCCTGCTGCAGCACCGCTCCCGCTTCACCCTCCACGGCATGGATCCCGCGGCCTTTCCGGCCCTGCCCCGGGTCGGGGCGGGTAGCACGGTCCTGTTCGACAACGCGGTGATGCGCCACGTGTTGCGGCGCACCACCATGGCCGTTTCCACCGACGAGTCGCGCCCCATCCTGACCGGGGTGAGTTTCCGGGTGGAGGGCGACCGCCTGGAGGCGCTGGCGACCGACGGGTTCCGCATCGCCGCGTGCCGCGTCACCCTGGAGCGGCCCGTGGAGGGCCAGCCCGTGGACGCGGTGATCCCCGGCCGGAGTCTGGCCGAGGTGGCGCGGCTGCTGCCCGACGAGGGGATCGGCCGGCTGATCCTCGACGACACCCAGGCGGGATTCCAGCTGGGGGAGGTCCGGCTGATCTCGCGGCTCCTGGAAGGGACGTACCCGCGGGTCCTCGACCTGGTGCCGTCCCAGTACCCCACCCGGGTGCAGGTACCGACCCGGGCCTTCCAGGAAGCGTGCGAGCGGGCCGCCTTGCTGTCGGATACGCGCCAGGCGGCGCGCTGGCTGATCCGCCTGACCGTGGAGCCCGGGCGGCTGGTGGTCACGGCCAGCGACCCCGAGCTGGGCGAGGCCCGGGAGGAGGTTCCCGCCCAGGTGGACGGGGAGGGCATGACCATCGGGTTCAACGCCCGGTACCTGGTCGACGGGCTCAAGGCCATCGACAGCGACGAGGTCCTGTTTGAGCTGACCGACCCGCTCAAGGCCAGCCGGCTGCGGGGCGTAGCGAGCGACGACTTCTTCTACATCGTGCTGCCGGTCAAGATCAGCTGACCGCCCGCAGCCGGCGGCGGCCAGAGGCGGGTCGCGCCTGCCAGCCGTCCGCCCGCGGCCGGGGTGGAACCGGCCCCCGCCGGCACCCGGTCCGGGAACGGGCCAGGGAGGGAAGGCTGTGGTCATCCGGAGGGTGGTGCTGCGGCAGTTTCGCAGTTATGAACAGGCCACCCTGGAACTGAATTCCCGCCTGACCCTCCTGGCCGGTCCCAACGGCATCGGGAAGACCAACCTGCTGGAGGCGATCCATTTCGCCGCCACCGGCCGCTCACCCCGGACCACGCGGGACACGGACCTGATCCGGCACGGGGCGCCGCTGGCCTACGTGCGGGTGGAGTGGGACGACCCGGTGGCGGGCCGCCGGGTGGTGGAGATGGCCCTTCACCGCCAGCAGGGCAAGGCCCTGCGCCTGGACGGGCGCAAGCGCCAGCGGCTGGCGGATCTCCAGGGCGCGCTGCCCATCGTGTACTTCGCGCCGGAGAGCCTGGCCCTGGTCAAGGCGGGGCCCGCGGCCCGGCGCGGCTTCCTCGACGACCTGCTCGGCCAGCTGGTGCCGGGATACGCCCAGCTGTTGCACGACTACCAGCGGGTGCTGACCCAGCGCAACCAGCTGCTGCGGGAGATCCGTGCGGGCCGGGCCGCCGGCTCCCTGCTGGCCATCTGGGACGAGCCCCTCTACCGCCACGGCCAGGCCATCCGCCACCGCCGGCGGCAGCTTCTGGACGAGCTGGCCCCGCTGGCCGCGGCAGCGGCGGGCCGGGTGGCAGCGGGGGGCGCGGCGGGGGCCGGTGTGCTGGAGCTGGGTTACCTGGCCGCCGAACCCGACGGACTGGTGGAGGACGGCGCCGTTTCCTCGCCGGAAGGGCTGGCCGCCCTCCACCGGGAAGAGGTGGCCCGGGGGACTACCCTGTGGGGGCCCCAGCGGGACGACTTTGCCCTCTTCCTGGACGGCCAGGACGCCCGCGCCTTCGCCTCCCAGGGGCAGCAGCGGGCCCTGGCCCTGGCCCTGACCCTGGCGCAGGTCGAGCTCATCCACCGGCGGCTGGGCCGGTGGCCGGTGCTGCTGCTGGACGATGTGTTGTCGGAGCTGGATGGAAAGCGCCGGCGGTACCTGCTGGAGGCCGTCAGCGCCTTGCCTCAGGTGATCCTGACGGCCACCGAGCCGCCGGAATGGCCCGAGGGCACCAGCCCGCGGGTCATCCCGCTGCCGCTGGGGCCGGAAGGGGAAGCGGAACCGGGATGGCCGGGATGAGACGCCAGCCCGCCGCCAGGGACGCCGGAGCCATGGGCGGGCGAACAGGCGGGGAGGCCACGGAGGGCCGGGCAGCGGGACCGGCCCAGGCGCTGGGCCCCGTGCTGGAAGGGCTTTTGATGCGCCTGGGCCTGGCTACCCAGGCCCGGCGCTACCGGATCATGCATGAATGGGCCCGGGTGGTGGGGCCGGTGATCGCCGCCCGGGCCCGGCCCTACCGGCTCACCGGTGACGTGCTGTGGGTGGCCGTTCAGCACCCCGGCTGGGCCCAGGAGCTGTCCTTCCTGAAGGGAAAGATCGTGGCGGACTTGAACGCCGCCGCCGGTGTCCCGGTGATCCGGGACATTCGCTTCACCGCCGGGCCGCGGGGCCCACGCCGGGAGGCGCCTTCTGGGGTGCTTTCCGGCAGCTCCGCGTCGCGAAGGGAGGGGAGGGCTCCGGCCGGCCCGTCCGGCGGGGGGCCCGCCGGGGAACCGGGCGGGACGGACAACCGCCTGCCGTGGCCCGCCGATCCCGCACTGCAGGAGGCCGCCACGCGCTGGCTGGGTGCCGCCCGCTGGCGGCGAAGGTGGGCCCTGGAGCGGGGATGGCGGCCCTGCGGATCCTGCGGCAGCCTGTTCCCGCCGGGACCGGACGGCGACGATGCGGCCGGGGCCGGCCTCTGCCCGGCCTGCCGGGCGGCCCGGGAAGAGCGGCTGCGGCAGCAGGTGCGGGCTCTCCTTGAGCGGGATCCCTGGCTCACCTGCCCCCAGGTGGCCCAGACGCTGGGGGTTGGGCCGGAGGTGGTGGCCCGCCTTTACCGGGAGGAACGGGCAGCCCTCCAGGATCGCTGGCGGGCCCGGTTGCGGGCGCTGGCGGCCGGGCTCCGCCGCGGCGAGCCACCGCCGCCGGAGACCCGCTCGCTGCTCCTGCGCTACGTTCTCCTACGCACGGGGCGCGAACCGGGCGCCCTGACGGCGGAAGAGGCGCTGGCAGCGGTGGGGGCGAGGCTGGTACCCCTCTGGGAAGCCTGCTTCACCGGCAGCCTTCCCGGGGCGCGTACCGGCCCGGCCGGCAGTGCCCGCCGGCCGCTGGGCCGTGAGGCCGGTGGCCGGGATGCGGGCCAGAAGGGGCCGGCGGTTCCTCCCGACCACGGTCGTCCAGCCCGATCCAGACCCGGCAGCCGCCCGCGGCGGGCAGGCGCGGTGGGCGAGGAGCCGTATGAGGGAACGTAAGAAACGGGTACCTGCGGTACCCTGGAAGCGGGGGTTGGCCGTGTTCCTCCACATCGGGTCGGATGCGATCCTGCCCTATCGGGAGATCGTGGCCATCCTGGACGCGGAGCTCCTGCGCCACTCGCAGGCGGTGCACGACCTGGTGGTCCTGCAGCAGCTCGAAAAGCGGGTCACCGACCTTTCCGGCGGGCAGCCCCGCTCCATTGTGGTGGCCGACCGTGGCATCTTCCTCTCGCCGATCTCGGTGCTCACCTTGCGGCGGCGCGGCAACGTGCTGGTGAGCGAGGGCGCAGCCCCGGCCCGGTGAGGGGTGATGCCACCTCGGGCCGGTGGCGGCGCCGGCCGCCGGCGGCGGGAGGTCGAATCGCGCACCCATCCGGAGGCACCGGACGGGCACGGCCCGGCGCCGCTCCAATCCGGCCGCCCGCCTACGGCCGCCCGCCGCCCCGGCACGGCCGCGGACCCCGGCCCTCCGGCCGCCGCCGGAGTGCCAAACTATTCATGGTATAATCAACGCCGTGTCTACTGCCCGTTGGACCGCGCCGGCGGCCCTTTTCGCCGGCGACATCGTCCCCCAGCAAGGAGGCTTCGGCGTGGCGCGCACGGGTTACGACGAGAGCCAGATTCAGGTCCTTGAGGGCCTGGAAGCCGTTCGGCGGCGGCCGGGCATGTACATCGGCTCCACGGGGCCGAGGGGGCTCCACCACCTGATCTGGGAAGTGGTGGACAACGCCGTGGACGAAGCCCTGGCGGGCCGGTGCACGGCCATCACCGTGACCCTCCACGCCGACGGCAGCTGCAGCGTGCGCGACAACGGCGGCGGCATCCCCGTGGGCATCCACCCCAAGGTGGGCAAGCCCACGGTGGAAGTCGTCCTGACCATGCTTCACGCCGGCGGCAAGTTCGACGGGCAGGCCTACAAGGTCTCCGGCGGCCTCCACGGGGTGGGCGTCTCGGTGGTCAACGCCCTGTCGGAGTGGCTGGAGGTCGAAGTTCGCCGCGAGGGCCGGATCCACCGCCAGCGTTACCGGCGGGGCCAGCCGGAAACGGGCCTGGAGGTGGTGGGGACCACCGCCGCGGACGACACCGGCACCTACGTCCGGTTCAAGCCCGACCCCGAGATCTTCGAGGAGACGGAGTTCAAGTACGACGTGGTGGTGGGCCGGCTGCGGGAGATCGCCCTGCTCAACTCCGGCCTGTACATCGAGCTGCGGGACGAGCGCACGGGGGAGCGCAACCTGTTCCAGTTCATGGGCGGGCTGCGGTCCTTCGTGGCGCTGCTCAACCGGACCAAGGAGGCCCTGCACCCCGAGCCCATCAGCCACAAGGCGGAACGCGACGGGGTTGAGGTGGAGATGGCCCTGCAGTGGACCACCTCCTATGTGGAGACCCTGTACTCCTTTGCCAACACCATCCACACCCACGAGGGCGGCACCCACGAGGCCGGCTTCAAGATGGCCCTGACGCGGGTGGTCAACGATTACGCCCGCAAGGCGAACCTGCTGAAGAACGGGGACGAGAACCTCGCCGGCGACGACATCCGCGAGGGGCTGACGGCCGTCCTCAGCGTCAAGCTGCCCGAGCCCCAGTTCGAGGGCCAGACCAAGACCAAGCTGGGCAACTCGGAGGTCCGGGGCGTGGTCGACTCCGTCACCGGCGAGGCCCTGGCCACCTACTTTGAAGAAAACCCCCAGGTGGCGCGGCGGGTAGTGGAGAAGGCCATCACCGCCATGCGGGCCCGGGAGGCGGCCCGCAAGGCCCGGGAACTGACGCGGCGCAAGTCGGCCCTGGAGGTCACCGCCCTGCCGGGCAAGCTGACGGACTGCACGGTCCGCGATCCGGCCATGGCGGAGCTGTTCATTGTCGAGGGCGACTCGGCCGGCGGCTCGGCCAAGCAAGGGCGGGACCGGCGCTTCCAGGCGGTGTTGCCGCTGCGGGGCAAGATCCTCAACGTGGAAAAGGCGCGGCTGGACAAGATCCTGGCCCACGACGAGATCCGGGCACTGATCACCGCCATCGGCACGGGCATCGGCGACGAATTCGACATCCACCGGGCCCGGTACCACAAGATCATCCTGATGACCGATGCCGACGTGGACGGTGCCCACATCCGGACGCTGCTTCTGACGTTCTTCTTCCGGTACATGCGGCCGCTGATCGAAGCCGGCTACGTCTACATCGCCCAGCCGCCCCTGTACCTGGTACGGCAAGGCAAGGAAGAACACTACTTCTACGACGACGACCAGTTGGAGGCCTTCTTCCGCCAGGTGGGCAAGCGCATGCCCGCCCAGCGGTTCAAGGGCCTGGGCGAGATGAACGCCGAGCAGCTCTGGGAGACCACCATGAACCCGGAAACCCGGACGCTGCTCCAGGTCACCCTGGAAGACGCCATGGCCGCGGACCAGATCTTCTCCATCCTGATGGGAAGCCGGGTCGAGCCGCGGCGGGAGTTCATCGAGCAGTACGCCCGCAAGGTGCGGTTTCTGGACACCATCGGCTGACCCGGTAGGCCGGCGGAACCTGGCTGGCAGGACCCGCCGGTCCCCTGCGGCCCGGGCTGGCCAGCGGCTGAAGCGGGGGTGGCGCGCCGCGCCTCCGACAGCGCCGCGCAGGAGCGGTAGGTGCAGCGCGCCCTCGAGGATGGGCGCCCGGTAGGAGCGGCTGGCAGGAGCACAGGGTGCAGGCTCTTCGGGGCGGGGGATGGCACGGGCGGCGCGCCGGCCGCCGCCATGGCACGGGCTGCTGGCGCCCGCCCGGCTGCGTTCGTCCGGTGACGGTCCGGACCACCCCGGGGGATGAACCCACCGGCCCGCGGGCTGCGGCAACGGCGGCCCGGACGAGCCCGGCACGGAGGACGAGGAGCGACGCAATGGCAGAGTACACTCACGGCAAGATCCTCCCCGTCGACATCGAGGAGGAGATGAAACAGTCCTACATCGATTACGCGATGAGCGTGATCGTCAACCGGGCGCTGCCCGACGTGCGGGACGGCCTCAAGCCCGTCCACCGCCGCATCCTCTTCGCCATGCGGGAGGGGGGGAACACCCCCGACAAGCCCTTCAAGAAGTCCGCCCGCACCGTGGGTGACGTGCTGGGCAAGTACCATCCCCACGGCGATGCCGCCGTCTACGACGCCCTGGTGCGCATGGCCCAGGACTTCTCCATGCGCTACCCGCTGATCGAGGGCCATGGCAACTTCGGCTCCATCGACGGCGACCCCCCGGCGGCCATGCGCTACACCGAGGCCCGCCTGAGCCCCCTGGCCATGGAGCTCATGCGGGACCTGGACAAGGACACCGTCGACTTCGTCCCCAACTTCGACGAGACGGAGCAGGAGCCGGCCGTGTTGCCGGCGCGCTTCCCCAACCTGCTGGTCAACGGGGCCGCGGGCATCGCCGTGGGCATGGCGACCAACATCCCGCCCCACAACCTGCGGGAGGCCATCGACGGCGTCATCCACCTGATCGATCGTCCCGATGCCACCGATCGCGACCTGATGAAGGTGATCAAGGGGCCGGACTTCCCCACGGGCGGCATCATCGTGGGGCGGGAAGGCATTCGCCAGGCCTACACCACGGGCCGGGGCATCATCACCATCCGCGCCCACGCCCAGATCGAGACCGCGGCCAGCGGCAAGGCGCGCATCGTGGTCACCGAGATCCCCTACGAGGTCACCAAGAGCAAGATCATCGAAAAGATCGCCGAGCTGGTTCAGGAGCGGCGCATCGAGGGCATCACCGACTTGCGGGACGAGACGGACCGCTCGGGGCTGCGGGTGGTCATCGAGCTGGCCCGGGGCGCCAACCCCAACGTGATTCTCAACCAGCTGTACAAGTTCACCCCCATGCAGGTCAGCTACGGCATCATCCTGCTGGCCCTGGTGGACGGGCAGCCGCGGGTGCTCACCCTCAAGCAGCTCTTGCGCCACTACCTGGACCACCAGAAGGACGTGATCGTGCGCCGGACCCGGCACGACCTGGCCAAGGCCGAGGCCCGGGCCCACATCCTGGAAGGGCTGCGCATCGCCCTGGACCACATCGACACCGTGATCACCCTGATCCGCCAGTCGCGCACCGTCGACGAAGCCCGGGCCGGGCTGATGGAGAACTTCAACCTGACGGAGAAGCAGGCCCAGGCGATCCTGGACATGCGCCTGCAGCGGCTGACCGGCCTGGAACGGGAAAAGGTGGAGGAAGAGTACCAGGAGCTCTTGAAGGAGATCGAATACCTGCGGGCGGTCCTGAACTCGGAGAAGATGGTGCTGGACATCATCAAGCAGGAGCTGGGCGAGATCCGGGACCGCTTTGGCGACGACCGGCGCACGCGCATCGTCGCCGGTGCCGCCGAGTTCGAGGTGGAGGACCTGATCGCCGAGGAGGACGTGGTGATCACCCTGACCCACCGCGGCTACATCAAGCGGCTGCCCGTGGACACGTACCGCAGCCAGCGCCGCGGCGGCCGGGGCATCACCGGCATCCAGACCCGGGAGGAGGACTTCGTCTCCCAGCTCTTCATCGCCACCACCCACGAGAACCTGCTCTTCTTCACCAACCGGGGCAAGGTCTATCACCGCCGCGTGCACGAGGTGCCCGAGGCCAGCCGCACGGCCCGGGGCACGGCGGTGGTGAACCTGATCGAGATCGGGCAGGACGAACAGGTGACCGCCGTCATCCCCGTGCGGGATTTCGGGGAGGACCGCGACCTGCTGATGTGCACCCGGCGCGGGGTGGTCAAGCGGACGGCCCTGGCCGAGTTCGGCCACATCCGCCGCGGCGGGCTCATCGCCCTGTCCCTGGATCCGGGCGACGAGCTGGTGGCGGTCCAGCTCACCGACGGCCGCGGCGACGTCCTGCTGCTTACCCGGCAGGGTCAGGCCATCCGCTTCCCGGTGGCGGAGGTCCGCACCATGGGCCGGACCGCCCGCGGCGTGATGGGCATTCGCCTGGAAGAGGGCGATGAGGTGGTGGGCATGGAGGTGGCCGACGACGAGGCCCACCTGCTGGTGATCACCGACCGGGGCTACGGCAAGCGCACGCCCGTCCGGGAGTTCCGGGCCCAGGGACGCGGGGGCAAGGGGATCCGGGCCATCACCCTGACGGCCCGCAACGGGCAGGTGGCCGGCTTCGAGGTGGTGCGGCCGGGTGAGGAGGTCATGCTGATCTCCCAGGGCGGGATCGTGCTGCGGGTCCCCGTGGACCAGGTGTCGATCCAGGGCCGGGCGGCCCAGGGGGTCACGGTGATGCGCCTGGAGCCGGGCGATCGGGTCTCCGCCGTGGCCACCGTGGCCCAGCGGGGAGATTGAGAGGTCCCCATGCGGCAACCCGCCCCCAATCCCGGTAGCCAGCCCGTGGCTCCGGACCAACCGGCGGACGAACAGGCGGGGGAGAGGCGATGAACCAGGATCCCACCAGGCCCCAACCGGCTGCGGCCGCACCGGGCCAGCCCGCCGAGCCCAGGGCCGGCGGGACGGCCGGGCTGCTGCCGGAGGGCAAGTTGCCGGCCGCGCTGCTGGAAAAGCTGGTTCTTCCGCGGACGGGGATGCAGCGGCGCGAGGTGGTGCTGGCCGCGGCCCCGGGGGAAGACGCGGCCGCCCTCGACCTGGGGGGCGACCTGTGCGTGGCGGCCAGCGACCCGATCACCGGTGCGGGCCACCACGCCGGCTGGCTGGCGGTGCACGTCAATTGCAACGACGTGGCCGCCACCGGGGCCGAACCGGTGGCCGTGCTCCTCACCATCCTCCTGCCGCCGGGCGCGCCCCAGGCGATGCTGGAAGAGCTGATGGCCGGGGCCCACGCCGCGGCCCGGGAGGTGGGTTGCCAGATCGCCGGCGGGCACACCGAGGTGACCCCCGGCTTGGCCCAGCCCCTGGTGGTGGCCACGGCCCTGGGCCGCACGCCGCCGGCAGGCCTGATGCCCAGCGGAGGCGCCCGGCCGGGCGACGTGCTGCTGCTCACCAAGTGGGCGGGCCTGGAGGGAACGGCCATCCTGGCCGCTGACTGCCGCCAGGCCCTGCGGGACCGGGGCGTGGCCGAGCCGGTGCTGGAGGCAGCGGCCGGCCTGGGGCGCTGGCTCAGCATCGTGCCCGAGGCCCGGGTGGCCGCGCGGCGCGGCGCCCATGCCATGCATGACGTCACCGAAGGGGGCGTGCTGGGCGCCGTCTGGGAGATGATCGCTGCCGCCCGGCAGTTCCAGGGCGAGCTGGTGGGCTGCGTGGTGGAAACCGCCGCCATCCCCGTGCGCGATGAGACGCGGGTCATCTGCGCCGCCGCGGGGATCGATCCGCTGCGGCTCATCGGCTCGGGAGCCTTGCTGGTGGCGGCACCGCCGGACCTGGCCGCGGAGCTGCAGGCGGCATGGCAGGAAGCGGGCATCCCGGCGGCAGCCATCGGCCGGGTGACCGGAGACGGGCGGCTGCGCCGGGTCGGCCCCGGCGGGCAGGAAGGGGAGCTGGAGCCGCCCGGGACCGACGCCCTGTGGGCCGCGCGGGCGCGGCTGTCCTGACGGCAGGCCGGCCCGGCCGGCCGGTGAACCCGCCGGGGTGCCGGGGTGGGGCGGTGCCCCGCCCGTCGCAAGCGAAGGGGGAACAGTCGTTGCTGGACCTGCGCTTTGTACGCCAGCATCCGGAAGTGGTGCGGGAAGCCCTGCGCCGGCGGCGCCTGGATGCGGCGGACCTTGACGCCCTGCTGGAGGCTGACGCCCGCTGGCGCCAGCACCTGCAGCGGCTGGAGGAATTGCGGGCCCGCCGCAACGAGACTTCCGAGGCCATCGGGCGCTTGCGCCGTGAAGGGGCCGATGCCTCGGAACTCATTGCCGCCATGCGCCAGGTGGGCGACACCATCAAGGAACTGGAAGAGCAGGTTCGCCAGCTGGAGCAGGAGATCCAGGACCGGCTGCTGCGTTTGCCCATGATTCCGGACCCCGAGGTGCCCGACGGCGACGACGCCGGCGACAACGTGGAGGTACGCCGTTGGGGCACGCCGCCGGAGTTCGGCTTCGAGCCCAGGGCCCACTGGGATCTGGGACCCGCCCTGGGGATCCTGGACTTCGAGCGCGCCGCCAAGATCACCGGCGCACGCTTCACCGTCTTTCGCGGCCTGGGCGCGCGGCTGGTGCGGGCACTGATCCAGTTCATGCTGGACCTGCACACCCGGGAGCACGGCTACACCGAGGTGTTGCCGCCCTTTCTGGTCCACCGCCAGAGCATGATCGGCACCGGCCAGCTGCCCAAGTTCGAGGAGGACGCCTTCCGGGTGGCCGATTCGGACTTCTATCTGGTCCCCACGGCGGAGGTGCCCGTCACCAACCTCTACCGGGACGAGATCCTGGACGCGGGCCAGCTGCCGATCTACCACGTGGCGTACACGCCCTGCTTCCGCGCCGAGGCGGGGTCGGCCGGGCGTGACACCCGCGGGCTGATCCGCCAGCACCAGTTCGACAAGGTGGAGCTGGTGAAGTTCGTCCACCCCGAATGGTCGCCGGAGGAACACGAGAAGCTGGTGGCCGATGCCGAGGCGGTGCTGCAACGCCTGGGCCTCCCGTACCGGGTCGTTCTGATCTGTACGGGTGACATGGGCTTTGCCCAGGCCCGGCAGTACGACCTGGAGGTCTGGATGCCCAGCTACGGGCGTTACGTGGAGATCTCGTCCTGCAGCAACTACCGCGACTACCAGGCGCGCCGGGCGAACATCCGCTTCCGTCCCGAACCCGGGGCGCGGCCGCAGTTCGTCCACACCCTCAACGGGTCGGGCCTGGCCGTGGGGCGCACCCTGGCCGCCCTGCTGGAAAACTACCAGCAGGCCGATGGCAGCGTGGTGATCCCGCCCGCCCTGCGCCCGTACGTGGGGGTTGAAGTGCTCCGGGCGTGATAGGCGGAGCGGGCGCGCGAAGCCTGGGCTCGTGCGGCAGGCGTCCGTGCGACAGGCGCGCGTGCGGCAGGCGCCCGGCGCCGCCCCGGGCGAAGCAGGTACGGGGCAGCGCCCTGGGCTCCCGTGGCTCCATCCCGCGCCCCCGCGGCTCCATACCGTGTTACAATTCTGAATGTCTCCGGTCTGGATGTCTCCGGATGTCCGGAAGGGTGGCGGAGTGGTTGAACGCGGCGGTCTTGAAAACCGCTGTGGGCCTCGGGCCCACCGTGGGTTCGAATCCCACCCCTTCCGCAGGACTTGTTCCCGCGCGAACGGCCCGCCGGCGGGCCGGGCAAAGGCGGGATCCCGCGCCGCGCCGTCCAGGCCGCGCTTGCCAGGCCGGCCCAGCCGGTGGTGACCACCAAGCTCTTACCCGACGCGGGTGCCGATCAAGATCAGCGCCACGCCTC
This is a stretch of genomic DNA from Thermaerobacter sp. PB12/4term. It encodes these proteins:
- the dnaA gene encoding chromosomal replication initiator protein DnaA, which encodes MVKGELAEVWAEALQLIERQLTRPSYEAWLRNTRPLSLEDGRLVLAVPNQFARDWVLERCSTAIVDSLRRVLGHDVRLEVVVEPQPAPAAGQVAATTEAALAPGTPAGPAADAGSSWRTLSQPLNPKYTFETFVTGSGNRLAHAAALAVAEAPARTYNPLFIYGGVGLGKTHLMQAVAHHVLRKHGSRVAYVSCETFTNEMINAIRDGKTLEFRNRYRNVDVLLVDDIQFLAGKESTQEEFFHTFNALHEANRQIVISSDRPPKEIPTLEERLRSRFEWGLISDIQPPDFETRVAILRKKAQLEKLRVPDDVIAFIAERIDTNIRELEGALIRLVAFASLTNHEIDLDLAAEVLKDILPPPRANKVTIARIQEVVAEYYGVKVRDLKARRRTRAIAFPRQVAMYLCRELTEASLPRIGEEFGGRDHTTVLHAYEKISQDVRNDPQLGRQVKELMELIRKG
- the dnaN gene encoding DNA polymerase III subunit beta, whose translation is MRLTIDQSDLHAALQVASRAVATRTTLAALSGILLVAEPEQLRLVATDLEMTMEALAPARVQEEGSVILPGRHLAELVRRLPPGEVQLEVDPGHRARLLQHRSRFTLHGMDPAAFPALPRVGAGSTVLFDNAVMRHVLRRTTMAVSTDESRPILTGVSFRVEGDRLEALATDGFRIAACRVTLERPVEGQPVDAVIPGRSLAEVARLLPDEGIGRLILDDTQAGFQLGEVRLISRLLEGTYPRVLDLVPSQYPTRVQVPTRAFQEACERAALLSDTRQAARWLIRLTVEPGRLVVTASDPELGEAREEVPAQVDGEGMTIGFNARYLVDGLKAIDSDEVLFELTDPLKASRLRGVASDDFFYIVLPVKIS
- a CDS encoding DNA replication/repair protein RecF, with the translated sequence MVIRRVVLRQFRSYEQATLELNSRLTLLAGPNGIGKTNLLEAIHFAATGRSPRTTRDTDLIRHGAPLAYVRVEWDDPVAGRRVVEMALHRQQGKALRLDGRKRQRLADLQGALPIVYFAPESLALVKAGPAARRGFLDDLLGQLVPGYAQLLHDYQRVLTQRNQLLREIRAGRAAGSLLAIWDEPLYRHGQAIRHRRRQLLDELAPLAAAAAGRVAAGGAAGAGVLELGYLAAEPDGLVEDGAVSSPEGLAALHREEVARGTTLWGPQRDDFALFLDGQDARAFASQGQQRALALALTLAQVELIHRRLGRWPVLLLDDVLSELDGKRRRYLLEAVSALPQVILTATEPPEWPEGTSPRVIPLPLGPEGEAEPGWPG
- a CDS encoding DUF721 domain-containing protein, producing the protein MRRQPAARDAGAMGGRTGGEATEGRAAGPAQALGPVLEGLLMRLGLATQARRYRIMHEWARVVGPVIAARARPYRLTGDVLWVAVQHPGWAQELSFLKGKIVADLNAAAGVPVIRDIRFTAGPRGPRREAPSGVLSGSSASRREGRAPAGPSGGGPAGEPGGTDNRLPWPADPALQEAATRWLGAARWRRRWALERGWRPCGSCGSLFPPGPDGDDAAGAGLCPACRAAREERLRQQVRALLERDPWLTCPQVAQTLGVGPEVVARLYREERAALQDRWRARLRALAAGLRRGEPPPPETRSLLLRYVLLRTGREPGALTAEEALAAVGARLVPLWEACFTGSLPGARTGPAGSARRPLGREAGGRDAGQKGPAVPPDHGRPARSRPGSRPRRAGAVGEEPYEGT
- the remB gene encoding extracellular matrix regulator RemB, whose product is MFLHIGSDAILPYREIVAILDAELLRHSQAVHDLVVLQQLEKRVTDLSGGQPRSIVVADRGIFLSPISVLTLRRRGNVLVSEGAAPAR